A region of Rhodoferax potami DNA encodes the following proteins:
- a CDS encoding adenylate/guanylate cyclase domain-containing protein, whose protein sequence is MGIKSTVVFTDLHGSTGAFGALGNARATVVITQILDQITALVYAHQGQLVKKLGDGVMAVFGQPGKALDFAVQVQRVHSRHLYNFELGVSLPVKIGIAFGDTEFTEGDYYGDAVNVAARLCDLAGPSQIWASKGSVDVLALKKGVSVRAVGNIAIRGRSENCEVLQVEWKEDEQSDFLTMQAQIMVSTLSGKDVLGKQVDLTYREKHMTFRSFELPAHIGRVKSAEFIVSDPRVSRMHARLVWRNGGVLVEDLSTYGTWVRFADDSSGEILLRRDECVLHGSGELGLGASFGDSSAPVVSFSVS, encoded by the coding sequence ATGGGTATTAAATCAACTGTCGTCTTCACAGATCTTCATGGAAGCACCGGTGCGTTCGGGGCTTTAGGGAACGCACGCGCGACCGTTGTTATCACTCAAATTCTTGACCAGATTACAGCGCTGGTCTACGCGCATCAGGGACAGCTCGTAAAGAAGCTCGGCGACGGCGTAATGGCGGTGTTTGGGCAGCCTGGCAAGGCGTTAGATTTCGCAGTTCAGGTGCAACGGGTCCATAGCCGCCATTTATACAATTTTGAATTAGGTGTGAGTTTGCCCGTCAAGATCGGAATCGCATTTGGTGATACTGAATTCACCGAGGGTGATTACTACGGTGACGCGGTCAATGTCGCTGCGCGTCTATGTGATTTAGCTGGCCCTAGCCAGATTTGGGCGAGCAAAGGAAGTGTGGACGTGCTTGCCCTAAAAAAGGGGGTATCCGTCCGTGCCGTAGGCAACATTGCCATCAGGGGGCGTTCGGAAAACTGCGAAGTTTTACAGGTCGAGTGGAAAGAGGACGAGCAGTCTGATTTTTTGACAATGCAAGCGCAGATTATGGTGAGCACATTGTCCGGCAAAGATGTCTTAGGCAAGCAAGTCGATCTTACGTACCGGGAAAAGCACATGACATTCCGCTCGTTCGAATTACCGGCACATATAGGCCGGGTGAAGAGTGCTGAGTTTATCGTTTCCGACCCAAGGGTCTCTCGGATGCACGCGCGGCTGGTTTGGCGCAACGGGGGGGTTCTGGTCGAAGACCTCAGTACTTATGGGACGTGGGTGCGGTTTGCTGATGACTCGTCTGGGGAAATCTTATTGCGTCGTGATGAGTGTGTTTTGCACGGGTCAGGTGAACTAGGGCTTGGGGCTTCCTTTGGCGACAGCAGTGCGCCTGTGGTGTCGTTCTCAGTAAGCTGA
- a CDS encoding ankyrin repeat domain-containing protein: MRNHPKRRLLLVLGALSLWCGGAHAGSYEDFFKAIETDNPLVIQSLLSRGFDPNTVNPKGLPALLLAIKLSANKATKLLLEQPSLRVEVRSPDDESPLMLAAFAGDVDLCAVLIAKDADVNKTGWTPLHYAATNAHIPVVRLLLENFAYIDAASPNGSTPLMMAAMYGNSSVVKLLLEAGADPSLKNSKGLTAMDFARQAKKDESMEIIGAFVRALRPKGVW, translated from the coding sequence ATGCGCAATCATCCTAAAAGACGTCTCCTCTTGGTTTTGGGTGCTTTGTCCCTTTGGTGCGGTGGCGCTCATGCGGGATCGTATGAGGATTTCTTCAAAGCCATCGAGACTGACAACCCCTTGGTCATCCAGAGTCTCTTGAGTCGCGGCTTTGACCCCAACACAGTGAATCCCAAGGGCTTACCTGCGCTACTGTTGGCCATTAAGTTGTCGGCAAACAAGGCCACGAAGCTACTTTTAGAACAACCCAGCCTTCGTGTTGAAGTCAGATCTCCAGACGATGAGAGCCCCTTGATGTTGGCAGCATTCGCGGGGGATGTGGATTTGTGTGCAGTATTGATTGCCAAAGACGCAGACGTAAATAAAACGGGCTGGACTCCATTGCACTACGCAGCGACTAACGCTCATATTCCTGTGGTGCGGCTGCTGCTGGAAAACTTCGCCTACATTGATGCCGCATCCCCAAATGGATCCACACCTCTGATGATGGCAGCGATGTACGGCAACAGTTCTGTTGTAAAGCTATTGCTCGAGGCTGGTGCCGATCCCAGTCTCAAAAACAGCAAAGGGCTCACGGCCATGGACTTTGCACGACAGGCAAAAAAAGACGAGTCCATGGAAATCATCGGCGCCTTTGTGAGGGCTCTACGTCCCAAGGGCGTTTGGTAG
- a CDS encoding TatD family hydrolase: protein MFTDSHCHLTFPELASQWPDISDAMKTAQVTRALCICTTLEEFPTVHEFAVAQPHIWATVGVHPDNEGVQEPDLERLLQWGSLPKVMAIGETGLDYYRLGSRSISDMEWQRERFRVHIEAARKLNKPLVIHTRSASDDTLAILKEAGECGDQSSAGGVFHCFTEDVDVARQALDLGFYISFSGIITFKSAQSIRDVAAIVPLDRLLIETDSPYLAPVPYRGKLNNPSYVPHVAQELARVKNVTIEKIAEQTSVNFDVLFKV from the coding sequence ATGTTTACTGATTCCCACTGCCATCTTACGTTTCCCGAACTCGCATCCCAATGGCCAGATATTTCGGATGCGATGAAAACAGCGCAGGTAACTCGCGCCTTGTGCATCTGCACGACGCTAGAAGAGTTTCCTACGGTCCACGAGTTTGCAGTGGCTCAGCCTCATATTTGGGCGACGGTTGGGGTACATCCAGACAATGAAGGAGTGCAAGAGCCAGATCTTGAGCGTCTCTTGCAATGGGGCAGCCTACCCAAAGTCATGGCAATCGGTGAAACAGGCCTGGACTACTACCGCCTCGGATCCAGAAGCATCTCCGATATGGAGTGGCAAAGAGAGCGCTTCCGTGTGCATATCGAGGCAGCACGAAAATTAAATAAGCCACTGGTGATTCACACACGAAGCGCCTCGGACGACACCTTGGCAATTCTTAAGGAAGCAGGGGAGTGCGGTGATCAAAGCAGTGCGGGGGGTGTTTTCCACTGCTTTACGGAAGACGTTGATGTCGCGCGCCAAGCTCTTGATTTGGGCTTCTACATTTCATTTTCTGGAATCATTACCTTTAAATCTGCTCAAAGTATCAGGGATGTAGCAGCCATTGTGCCACTCGATCGTTTATTGATTGAAACCGATAGCCCATACCTTGCACCGGTGCCATACCGTGGCAAGCTAAACAATCCTTCCTACGTTCCTCATGTAGCCCAAGAATTAGCCCGGGTAAAGAACGTGACTATTGAAAAAATTGCAGAGCAGACAAGCGTGAATTTCGATGTTTTGTTCAAGGTGTAA
- a CDS encoding PilZ domain-containing protein produces MTSTPTASARPSVIQLSIKEKAALYAAYIPMFTEGGVFIPTTRDYSLGDDVYVLLSLPEDMQRYPVAGKVAWVTPAKAAGGRTQGVGILFPKDEKSRALKLKIEEILGAHMASERPTQTV; encoded by the coding sequence ATGACCAGTACCCCTACCGCTAGTGCAAGGCCCAGCGTTATTCAGCTTTCGATCAAGGAGAAAGCTGCGCTTTACGCTGCCTATATACCCATGTTTACCGAGGGAGGCGTATTCATACCGACAACGCGCGACTACAGCCTGGGTGATGATGTCTATGTGTTGCTCTCATTGCCCGAAGACATGCAGCGCTACCCCGTAGCAGGGAAAGTTGCCTGGGTTACACCCGCCAAAGCTGCTGGCGGGAGAACCCAAGGGGTGGGTATTTTGTTTCCTAAAGACGAAAAGTCACGGGCACTCAAGTTAAAAATAGAAGAGATTTTGGGGGCGCATATGGCCTCTGAGCGTCCTACTCAAACGGTTTAA
- a CDS encoding DNA polymerase III subunit delta' gives MNLAPWIERQRSALLSQNGHAWLLQGPSGLGQYALAMELARAWLCEALSGAGACGTCGSCHAIEVRTHADLCMLMPETTMIELGWPLSEKAQAEVDDKKRKPSKEIRVDAMRDAVEFSQRTSARGRGKVVVVFPAEQMNHITANALLKTLEEPPGDVRFVLATESAHQLLPTIRSRCISHTLQWPPIQEAESWLAGQAVTAEQMNLALKASGGRPEFALTLAQAEGALHRWSAIPHALRMGDVSIFKDWSAASQIDAIQKVCHDLMVVSTGADPRFFPRQALQDVRVPMFVLSAWSKELSQSMKTIDHPFNAGLLTESLVSKAQTVLNSGEPKRL, from the coding sequence ATGAACCTTGCACCATGGATTGAGCGCCAGCGAAGCGCGTTATTGAGCCAAAACGGTCACGCTTGGCTTTTGCAAGGTCCGTCCGGACTGGGGCAGTACGCCCTGGCTATGGAGCTTGCGCGTGCCTGGCTTTGCGAAGCACTGAGCGGGGCAGGGGCGTGCGGCACCTGCGGCAGTTGCCATGCTATCGAGGTGCGAACGCATGCGGATTTGTGCATGCTGATGCCTGAAACCACCATGATCGAGCTCGGTTGGCCGTTGAGTGAAAAGGCCCAAGCAGAGGTGGATGACAAAAAGCGCAAGCCGAGCAAAGAAATCAGAGTCGATGCAATGCGCGATGCTGTGGAGTTCTCGCAACGCACCAGTGCAAGAGGGCGAGGCAAGGTGGTTGTGGTGTTCCCTGCGGAGCAGATGAATCACATTACCGCGAACGCTTTGCTCAAGACCCTAGAGGAACCTCCAGGTGATGTGCGGTTTGTCCTTGCCACTGAATCTGCCCACCAGTTGCTACCCACCATCCGTAGTCGCTGTATTTCTCACACATTGCAATGGCCGCCTATTCAAGAAGCCGAGAGTTGGTTGGCTGGCCAAGCAGTCACTGCCGAGCAGATGAATCTGGCGCTCAAGGCATCAGGTGGCAGACCTGAGTTCGCCTTGACACTGGCGCAAGCAGAAGGCGCACTCCATCGGTGGTCCGCTATCCCCCATGCTTTGCGCATGGGCGATGTGAGCATATTCAAAGATTGGAGCGCGGCCTCTCAGATCGACGCGATTCAGAAGGTTTGCCACGATCTTATGGTGGTTTCTACAGGCGCAGATCCCCGCTTTTTTCCACGTCAAGCTCTCCAGGACGTGCGAGTGCCCATGTTTGTGCTGTCTGCATGGTCCAAGGAATTGTCACAATCGATGAAGACGATTGATCATCCTTTCAACGCAGGCCTATTGACCGAGTCGCTTGTATCCAAAGCGCAAACCGTCCTAAACTCTGGGGAACCCAAGAGACTATGA
- the tmk gene encoding dTMP kinase, with product MQGLFISFEGIDGAGKSTHIDAVRLAFEATGARVTLTREPGGTPLAEQLRGLVLNDPMDAMTEALIVFAARRDHLKQVIWPALARGDVVLCDRFSDASFAYQGGGRGCAWSTLETLEAWVQTPPVAKNDADSPRPIKPLLTIWFDLPAAVAAQRLTSARIPDKFESQPQAFFEKVAEAYERRAQEDPTRFARINADQTIAAVRSDVLAALVTRGLLKA from the coding sequence ATGCAGGGACTGTTTATAAGTTTTGAGGGCATCGATGGAGCGGGCAAATCGACCCATATCGATGCTGTCCGGCTAGCGTTTGAAGCTACGGGCGCCAGAGTCACCTTGACGCGGGAGCCAGGTGGCACACCGTTGGCTGAGCAGCTGCGGGGTTTGGTCTTGAATGACCCGATGGACGCAATGACTGAAGCACTGATTGTGTTTGCCGCGAGGCGCGATCACTTGAAACAGGTGATTTGGCCCGCATTAGCGCGTGGCGATGTGGTTTTGTGTGACCGCTTTTCTGATGCCAGTTTTGCTTATCAAGGCGGGGGCAGAGGTTGTGCCTGGAGCACCTTGGAGACCCTTGAAGCTTGGGTGCAAACTCCGCCTGTTGCCAAGAACGACGCTGATTCGCCGCGACCCATAAAGCCGCTGTTGACTATTTGGTTCGATTTGCCGGCCGCCGTAGCGGCCCAGCGACTGACGTCTGCGCGGATCCCGGATAAATTTGAATCTCAACCTCAGGCGTTCTTTGAAAAAGTGGCAGAGGCCTACGAACGGCGAGCACAAGAGGACCCTACACGTTTTGCCAGGATCAATGCGGATCAAACAATCGCTGCCGTGCGTTCTGATGTATTGGCAGCACTTGTGACGCGAGGACTGCTGAAAGCATGA
- the mltG gene encoding endolytic transglycosylase MltG: protein MRFFIAVVLAVVALVASGFVWVQSPLKLESTVVDIHIDAGSSAREVAHQVASSGVDVSEDLLYAWFRLSGKSRQIRAGSYELNAGITPRTLLEKFVRGDQALRSVTILEGWTFRQARQALAKADALKQDSRGLSDDAIMAALGRAGQHPEGRFFPDTYTYAKGSSDMDVLGQALIAMDKQLEAAWSLRRANQHLQTPEQALILASIIEKETGKTADQTLISSVFHNRMQIGMRLQTDPTVIYGLGERFDGNLRRSDLLADTPYNTYTRNGLPPTPISLPGKSALIAAIQPVSSKALYFVARGDGSSYFSESLDEHNRAVDKYQRGR, encoded by the coding sequence GTGCGCTTTTTCATTGCCGTCGTTTTGGCAGTTGTCGCTTTAGTGGCTTCGGGCTTTGTATGGGTTCAGTCACCGCTGAAGTTGGAATCAACAGTAGTTGATATTCATATAGACGCAGGAAGTAGTGCGCGTGAAGTGGCACATCAGGTGGCAAGCTCGGGAGTGGATGTGTCGGAAGATCTGCTCTATGCTTGGTTCCGGCTCTCTGGCAAATCGCGCCAAATCCGCGCTGGCAGTTACGAGCTGAATGCAGGTATCACGCCCCGGACGTTGCTGGAGAAGTTTGTACGCGGTGACCAAGCGCTCAGGTCCGTCACCATTCTGGAAGGCTGGACATTTCGCCAAGCAAGACAGGCATTGGCCAAAGCCGACGCACTCAAACAAGACAGCCGGGGGTTGTCGGACGACGCCATCATGGCAGCCCTAGGGAGAGCCGGGCAACATCCGGAAGGGCGCTTTTTTCCTGACACCTACACCTATGCCAAGGGCAGCAGTGATATGGATGTACTCGGGCAGGCCCTCATAGCAATGGACAAGCAACTCGAGGCCGCGTGGAGCCTTCGCCGAGCAAACCAGCATTTGCAAACGCCCGAGCAGGCTTTGATTCTCGCCAGCATCATTGAAAAAGAAACAGGCAAGACGGCGGACCAAACGTTGATTTCATCGGTATTTCACAACCGGATGCAAATTGGAATGCGCTTGCAGACCGATCCGACGGTGATTTATGGCTTAGGCGAACGTTTCGACGGCAACTTGCGACGCTCCGATTTGCTGGCGGATACCCCTTACAACACCTACACCCGCAATGGACTGCCACCGACCCCGATTTCTTTACCGGGGAAATCTGCACTCATTGCCGCGATTCAACCGGTGTCATCCAAGGCACTTTATTTTGTGGCCCGGGGAGATGGAAGCAGCTATTTCAGCGAATCTTTGGACGAGCACAATAGGGCGGTTGACAAGTACCAAAGAGGGCGCTGA
- a CDS encoding YgfZ/GcvT domain-containing protein, translating into MTALNASTPFALPTGVARLTHWGVIRLHGADAAKFIHGQLTQDFSLLGSDQARLAAFCNAKGRMQASFVGFKALDGDIFLLCSKDLLAPTLKRLSMFVMRAKVQLSDVSDIYAIWGLSGDATKTTAGTHDQAWSKADLADGTAITLYPAGPTKRQLWVSPVDAPQPEGVAMSLQTWQWGEVISGIATVTQPVFEAFVPQMLNYESVGGVNFKKGCYPGQEVVARSQFRGTLKRRTYLAHTAVELSPGQDVTVAEDTESVVGQVVQAAACPSGGYDALVVLQTSHQDAELAVAGARLTLQPLPYPLLESI; encoded by the coding sequence ATGACAGCACTGAACGCATCCACACCATTCGCCCTGCCTACCGGGGTGGCAAGATTGACACATTGGGGCGTGATCCGTCTTCACGGCGCCGACGCTGCCAAATTCATTCATGGCCAACTGACGCAGGATTTCTCGTTGCTGGGCTCAGATCAAGCTCGCTTGGCAGCTTTTTGCAATGCCAAAGGCCGCATGCAGGCCAGCTTCGTCGGGTTTAAGGCATTAGATGGCGATATCTTTTTGCTTTGCAGCAAAGATCTGCTGGCCCCTACGCTCAAGCGTCTATCGATGTTTGTCATGCGCGCCAAGGTTCAGTTGAGTGACGTGTCGGACATTTACGCCATCTGGGGACTCTCTGGAGACGCCACCAAAACCACAGCTGGGACGCATGACCAGGCATGGTCCAAGGCTGACTTGGCGGACGGCACCGCCATTACGCTTTATCCCGCGGGACCCACCAAGCGCCAACTCTGGGTGAGCCCGGTCGATGCACCTCAACCAGAAGGTGTTGCAATGAGCTTGCAGACTTGGCAATGGGGAGAAGTCATCAGCGGCATCGCCACCGTGACACAGCCGGTCTTTGAGGCGTTTGTGCCGCAAATGTTGAACTACGAGTCTGTGGGCGGGGTCAACTTCAAAAAGGGCTGCTACCCGGGCCAAGAGGTGGTAGCTCGCAGTCAATTTCGGGGCACATTAAAGCGACGCACCTACCTCGCACACACAGCTGTCGAACTGTCGCCGGGCCAAGACGTCACTGTGGCTGAAGACACCGAAAGCGTAGTTGGCCAAGTCGTGCAAGCTGCGGCCTGCCCTTCTGGCGGTTATGACGCCTTGGTGGTGTTACAGACCTCTCACCAAGACGCTGAATTGGCAGTAGCCGGGGCTAGGCTCACGCTCCAACCTTTGCCCTACCCGTTATTGGAAAGCATTTGA
- a CDS encoding protein phosphatase CheZ, whose product MSTPLSKEEAFARLGSITREMHEALSVLGANQLHNIVEEIPNARDRLAYVGKMTEDAANKVLNLVEEAKPACDDLAKRGDELGAALTRLAQSADYSDEKAKGLLVTCGKFAHSTAQFSSKQAEVLSDIMMAQDFQDLSGQVIKKVIDIITRTEMQLVQLLIDSSPEAVVSTKAAATEGTVSVDDHVLEGPQTADNALKQDDVDDLLASLGF is encoded by the coding sequence ATGTCTACACCGCTTAGCAAAGAAGAAGCTTTTGCCCGATTGGGTTCCATCACCCGTGAAATGCACGAAGCACTCTCGGTATTGGGCGCGAATCAACTTCACAACATCGTCGAAGAAATTCCGAACGCCCGTGATCGCTTGGCCTATGTGGGCAAGATGACCGAAGACGCGGCCAACAAGGTGTTGAACCTGGTCGAAGAAGCAAAGCCCGCTTGTGATGACTTGGCGAAACGTGGCGATGAGCTGGGTGCTGCGCTCACCCGCTTGGCGCAGAGCGCGGACTACAGTGATGAAAAAGCCAAGGGCCTCTTAGTGACCTGCGGAAAGTTTGCCCACTCCACGGCGCAGTTTTCATCCAAGCAGGCCGAGGTCTTGAGTGACATCATGATGGCCCAGGACTTTCAGGATCTGTCGGGCCAGGTGATCAAGAAGGTAATCGACATCATCACCCGGACCGAAATGCAATTGGTCCAGCTCCTGATCGACAGTAGCCCTGAGGCTGTGGTGAGCACAAAGGCTGCTGCAACCGAAGGCACCGTGTCCGTCGACGACCATGTGCTCGAGGGGCCGCAAACTGCGGACAACGCACTCAAGCAAGATGATGTGGATGACTTGCTGGCCTCTTTAGGCTTTTAA
- a CDS encoding YbgC/FadM family acyl-CoA thioesterase, which yields MNSSLQDFRFLHPLRVRWSEVDMQKIVFNAHYLMYLDTAMGAYWRELALPYTDTMASLEGDLFVKKATLDYHAPALYDELLQVGLRLESIGNSSLRYAGAVFHNGALLVSAELIYVFADPASRTSRQVPTALRKVLSDFEAGAPMIKTITGSWQALGESITPLRNSVFVNEQKISPALVYDDADESAIHAAVVNGLGRVVSSGRLLVHAPGTGRIGRMATDPALRGQGLAREVLHALMNASKQRGDRAIVLHAQASASGFYRKEGFEPVGPEFEEAGIAHQEMEIRWT from the coding sequence ATGAATTCTTCGCTCCAAGACTTCAGGTTTTTGCACCCGCTACGGGTGCGATGGTCGGAAGTGGATATGCAAAAGATCGTATTCAACGCGCACTACCTGATGTACCTCGACACCGCCATGGGTGCCTATTGGCGTGAATTGGCGCTCCCTTATACCGACACGATGGCGTCTTTGGAGGGCGATTTGTTCGTCAAAAAAGCCACCTTGGACTACCACGCTCCGGCACTATATGACGAGTTGCTGCAAGTGGGGCTCCGGCTGGAGTCCATCGGCAATAGTTCACTGCGTTATGCAGGTGCGGTGTTTCACAACGGCGCGCTACTCGTCAGCGCTGAGCTGATTTATGTGTTCGCAGATCCCGCAAGCCGCACATCACGCCAAGTGCCCACAGCACTAAGAAAGGTTCTCTCGGATTTCGAAGCAGGCGCGCCCATGATCAAGACGATTACAGGGTCTTGGCAGGCTCTGGGCGAAAGCATCACGCCCTTGCGAAATAGCGTGTTTGTGAACGAACAAAAGATATCGCCCGCTCTGGTCTATGACGACGCCGATGAATCGGCGATACACGCGGCCGTGGTAAATGGTTTAGGGCGAGTGGTTTCCAGCGGACGGCTTCTGGTGCACGCACCCGGAACCGGCCGCATCGGCCGCATGGCCACAGACCCGGCCTTGCGCGGCCAGGGTTTGGCACGAGAAGTACTGCACGCCTTGATGAACGCATCCAAGCAGCGCGGGGATAGAGCCATCGTGCTGCACGCCCAAGCAAGCGCTTCCGGGTTCTATCGAAAAGAAGGGTTTGAGCCCGTAGGGCCAGAATTCGAAGAGGCGGGCATTGCCCACCAAGAGATGGAAATTCGCTGGACCTGA
- a CDS encoding alpha/beta hydrolase, which translates to MSPHFDRHANPRALLTPATLKVLDSIARAGHVPMHALSATQAKAAYAAAANVLELPVQKLARVEDFSIPARDGYAIPARHYAPDHTALPVLLYLHGGGFTVGSLATHDGLCRRLAHLAGCAVVSLDYRLAPEYKFPTAHEDSWDAVQWLAHHGGERGLNGQRMAIGGDSAGGTLSAACAIEARDQGLPLALQLLFYPGCAGHQNTPSHRRYAKGFVLDETNITYFFDHYIRTPADRDDWRFAPLDGVRPDGLEADLAGTAPAWIGLAECDPLVDEGVQYADRLRMAGVPVDLEIYRGVVHEFIKMGRAIPEAAHAHADAARALRAALHTTT; encoded by the coding sequence ATGAGTCCCCATTTTGACCGCCACGCCAACCCGCGTGCCTTGCTCACTCCGGCCACGCTGAAGGTGTTGGACAGTATTGCCCGGGCAGGGCACGTGCCCATGCATGCACTCTCGGCAACCCAAGCCAAAGCGGCTTATGCGGCGGCGGCGAATGTACTGGAGTTGCCGGTACAAAAGCTTGCGCGGGTCGAAGACTTTTCAATCCCCGCGCGCGATGGATACGCGATTCCTGCCCGCCACTACGCACCGGATCACACGGCTTTACCGGTGCTGCTGTATTTGCATGGAGGTGGCTTTACCGTAGGGAGCCTCGCCACCCACGACGGCCTTTGCCGCCGCTTGGCCCACCTGGCAGGTTGCGCCGTGGTCTCCCTCGACTACCGGTTAGCCCCGGAGTACAAATTCCCGACAGCGCATGAGGACAGCTGGGATGCCGTGCAATGGCTTGCTCACCATGGTGGCGAGCGCGGGTTGAATGGCCAGCGCATGGCCATTGGCGGGGACAGTGCCGGAGGCACTTTGTCTGCCGCATGCGCCATTGAAGCGCGGGACCAGGGCTTGCCTTTGGCCTTGCAGTTGCTTTTTTATCCAGGTTGTGCAGGGCACCAAAACACACCCTCACACCGCCGCTATGCCAAAGGCTTTGTTCTCGACGAGACCAATATCACTTACTTTTTCGATCACTACATCCGCACACCAGCTGACCGGGATGACTGGCGCTTTGCCCCGCTGGACGGCGTGCGCCCGGACGGACTGGAAGCCGATCTTGCCGGCACAGCGCCTGCATGGATAGGACTTGCCGAATGCGACCCCTTGGTAGACGAGGGGGTGCAGTATGCCGACCGCCTGCGCATGGCGGGTGTGCCGGTAGATCTGGAAATTTACCGGGGCGTTGTCCACGAGTTCATCAAAATGGGCCGCGCCATTCCGGAGGCGGCCCACGCACATGCCGATGCCGCCCGCGCACTGCGCGCGGCACTCCACACCACTACCTGA
- a CDS encoding iron-containing alcohol dehydrogenase — MALIQYLTQIQFECGALRLLRSECERVGISRPLIVTDAGVKAAGILQRALNALGDMPAAVFDQTPSNPTEAAVRAAAALYRAQGCDGLIAVGGGSAIDCAKGVAIAATHEGPLTHYATIEGGSARITDKVAPLIAVPTTSGTGSEVARGAIIIVDDHRKLGFHSWYLVPKSAICDPELTLGLPARLTAATGMDAVAHCMETFMSAAFNPPADGIALDGLERAWAHIERATTDGTDIEARRQLMSASMQGAMAFQKGLGCVHSLSHSLGGVDPRLHHGTLNAMFLPAVIAFNAEAESVKADKRLQRMAHAMGLNSAADIGDAVKDMNARLGLPSGLGAMGVTEDLFDKIIAGAMADHCHKTNPRLASWDDYRAMLAKAM; from the coding sequence ATGGCTTTGATTCAATACCTGACCCAGATCCAGTTTGAATGTGGCGCACTGCGCCTGCTGCGCAGCGAGTGCGAGCGCGTCGGCATCAGCCGCCCGCTGATCGTGACAGATGCGGGCGTCAAGGCCGCCGGTATCTTGCAGCGGGCCTTGAATGCCTTGGGGGACATGCCCGCGGCCGTTTTTGACCAGACCCCTTCCAATCCCACCGAAGCTGCAGTGCGGGCGGCCGCCGCGCTTTACCGGGCACAAGGCTGTGATGGTTTGATTGCGGTGGGCGGCGGCTCCGCCATTGACTGCGCCAAAGGCGTTGCGATTGCGGCGACCCATGAAGGGCCGTTAACCCACTACGCCACCATCGAGGGTGGCTCTGCCCGCATCACCGACAAAGTCGCTCCCTTGATTGCGGTACCGACCACCAGCGGCACCGGCAGTGAGGTGGCGCGGGGTGCCATCATCATTGTGGATGACCATCGCAAGCTTGGCTTCCATAGCTGGTACCTGGTGCCCAAGTCGGCCATCTGCGACCCGGAGTTGACCCTGGGCTTGCCGGCGCGTCTGACCGCTGCAACCGGCATGGACGCGGTGGCACACTGCATGGAGACCTTTATGTCCGCCGCCTTTAATCCGCCGGCGGACGGCATCGCCCTCGACGGTCTGGAGCGGGCATGGGCCCATATCGAACGCGCCACTACCGATGGTACCGACATCGAGGCGCGCCGCCAACTGATGAGTGCCAGCATGCAAGGCGCCATGGCGTTTCAGAAAGGTCTGGGTTGCGTGCATTCGCTCAGCCATAGTCTGGGCGGCGTGGATCCTCGCTTGCACCACGGTACCCTCAACGCCATGTTTTTGCCAGCGGTCATCGCATTCAACGCAGAAGCTGAGTCTGTGAAAGCAGACAAGCGCCTGCAGCGCATGGCCCATGCCATGGGTTTGAACTCCGCTGCTGATATCGGAGACGCTGTCAAAGACATGAACGCCCGACTAGGCCTGCCCTCGGGTCTCGGCGCTATGGGAGTCACCGAAGATTTGTTCGACAAAATCATCGCAGGCGCTATGGCGGACCACTGTCATAAGACCAATCCACGGTTGGCCAGTTGGGACGACTACAGAGCCATGCTGGCAAAAGCGATGTAG